TGTGTTCCGATATATCCACATGTTCTGCGGGCTACCGACATCTTTGACTGGTCACGATTTCCACAGTTTGGGCATTCCCACACCAGTTTACCGGAATCTTCCTCTATAATCTTAATCTCTCCGTCATATCCGCAACATTCACAATAATCACTCTTTGTATTCAACTCTGCATACATGATGTTTTCATAAATAAACTTCATAACAGCTAATACTGCCGGAATGTTGTTCTGCATATTCGGAACTTCCACATAGCTGATTGCACCACCCGGTGAAAGCTTCTGGAATTCAGCTTCAAATTTCAATTTACTAAATGCATCAATCTCTTCTGAAACATGCACATGATAGCTATTTGTAATATAATTCTTATCTGTAACTCCCGGAATAATTCCAAAACGCTTCTGCAAGCATTTTGAGAATTTATAAGTTGTAGACTCCATCGGAGTTCCGTAAATAGAATAACTAATATGCTCAGCCGCTTTCCATTCATTACATTTATCATTCAAATGCTGCATAACTTTAAGTGCAAATGGTTTTGCTTCCGGATCTGTATGTGATTTACCATACATTCTCATACACATCTCATAAAGTCCTGCGTATCCAAGAGAAATCGTTGAATATCCATCATATAATAATTTATCGATTGTCTCTCCTTTTTTCAATCGTGCGAGTGCACCATTCTGCCACAAGATCGGAGCGACATCAGAAATTGTTCCCTTCAAACGCTCATGTCTGCAGCGAAGTGCTCTATGACATAATTCAAGACGTTCGTCCAGAATCTTCCAGAATTCATCCATATCTCCGTTTGAAGAACATGCTACATCTACAAGGTTGATGGTAACAACTCCCTGATTAAATCGTCCATAAAACTTATGCGAACCGTCTGCATTGAGCTGGTTATCTTCAACCGTAAGGAATGAACGGCATCCCATACATGGATAAACTTCACCTTTTTTCAGTTCCTTCATAATCTTTGCGGAAATATAATCCGGAACCATTCTCTTTGCTGTACACTGTGCAGCTAACTCCGTTAAGTGCCAGTATTTTGAATCTTCTGTAATATTATCTTCATCCAGCACGTAAATCAGTTTTGGGAACGCCGGTGTAATCCATACACCTTTCTCGTTCTTTACGCCTTGCATTCTCTGGATCAATACCTCTTCAATAATAGTAGCCAGATCATCTCTTGTCTTACCTTCCGGTACTTCATCCAGATACATAAACATCGTTACAAATGGTGCCTGGCCATTACATGTCATCAATGTAATAAGCTGATACTGGATTGTCTGAATACCGCTTCTTACTTCATCACGAAGTCGGCGCTCTGTCACTTTATCAATAATTGTCTCATCTAATACTTCGCCACATTCTTTACGCTCTGCAATAACATTTGCACGTATTTTCTTTCGGCTAATGTCAACAAACGGTGCCAAATGTGCCAGTGTGAATGACTGTCCGCCATACTGGTTACTTGCAACCTGTGCAACAATCTGTGTTGTCACGTTACAAGCTGTAAAAAAGCTGTGTGGTTTCTCAATCATAGTTTCACTGATCACTGTACCATTCTGAAGCATATCTTCCAGGTTAATCAAATCGCAGTTGTGTTCTCTCTGCGCAAAATAATCTGTATCATGGAAATGGATAATCCCCTGCTCATGTGCCTGCACGATTTCTTCCGGCAGTAATACACGTCTTGAAAGATCCTTGCTGACCTCTCCTGCCATATAATCTCTCTGTGTTGAGTTGATTACCGGATTCTTGTTAGAATTTTCCTGTTTAACTTCTTCGTTGATATGATCCAACAATGCAAGAATGCCGTTATCTGTTGTGTTGGACTTTCTCTTCATCTCACGTTTATAACGATAGCGCACATACTTCTGTGCCACTTCATATCCTCGCATCTCCATGATGCCGGTCTCAACGAGATCTTGAATATCCTCTACATTCACTGCATGTGTAGATTCTTCTACTTCTTTTGCAATCTTATCTGCAATTGCTGAAATCTGGAAGATGTTAATCTGATGGAGATTATCAACTTCTTCATTCGCCTTTTCAATTGCATGTGTAATCTTGGAAATGTCGAAAGATACCTCTTTTCCATTCCTTTTTATTACTTTTGTCTTTACTTCCGGGCTCATCACAATCTCCTCCTGTTACTATATATTCCGTTCTATACTTTTTCATACACTATATCTTGTGTGAAGTGTCTGAATCTATCATACATCATCTTGCACAGAAAAGGAAGTACAAATTTAAGCCTTTTCTTCTCTTGTTTTCAGACAATTTCATTTTTTGGCTCAACCAGTAGGGTTTGAGCTACTTTATTTTTACCAGATATCAATTGTATTTTTTTTATACGTGATAATTGCTTGACAGCATATTCTCGTCGCATCGCTTCTTCTTTTGTAGCAAAAGTCTCATAATATACCAGCTCTACAGGGCATCTGCTTTTTGTATACTTTGCCCCTTTTCCCGCATTATGATCCTTTATCCTTTTTTCCAGATTATTCGTCCATCCGGTATAAAAACTGCCGTCTTTACATTTCAAAATATAAGTATAGTTCATATTTCTTTTTTCCCTTTAAATGCCGGGAACAGTTTCTGCTCCCGGCATTCTTTCTTTGCGCACTAAATAGTATTCTACACCATGCATTGTTTATAATGCAAGCCCAAGTCTGCGTTTTATTAAATCTGCACAAAAAGACGCAGACATTACTGTCTGCGTCTCATCTCAACTCCCCGAGTTGGGTTCGAACCAACGACCCTTCGGTTAACAGCCGAATGCTCTGCCGCTGAGCTATCGAGGAATACCTATATTCAATTTATCCCAGTATCAATTGATACTGGGATAAGTGGAGAATACGAGATTCGAACTCGTGACCTCCTGCTTGCAAGGCAGGCGCTCTCCCAACTGAGC
This Ruminococcus hominis DNA region includes the following protein-coding sequences:
- the nrdD gene encoding anaerobic ribonucleoside-triphosphate reductase gives rise to the protein MSPEVKTKVIKRNGKEVSFDISKITHAIEKANEEVDNLHQINIFQISAIADKIAKEVEESTHAVNVEDIQDLVETGIMEMRGYEVAQKYVRYRYKREMKRKSNTTDNGILALLDHINEEVKQENSNKNPVINSTQRDYMAGEVSKDLSRRVLLPEEIVQAHEQGIIHFHDTDYFAQREHNCDLINLEDMLQNGTVISETMIEKPHSFFTACNVTTQIVAQVASNQYGGQSFTLAHLAPFVDISRKKIRANVIAERKECGEVLDETIIDKVTERRLRDEVRSGIQTIQYQLITLMTCNGQAPFVTMFMYLDEVPEGKTRDDLATIIEEVLIQRMQGVKNEKGVWITPAFPKLIYVLDEDNITEDSKYWHLTELAAQCTAKRMVPDYISAKIMKELKKGEVYPCMGCRSFLTVEDNQLNADGSHKFYGRFNQGVVTINLVDVACSSNGDMDEFWKILDERLELCHRALRCRHERLKGTISDVAPILWQNGALARLKKGETIDKLLYDGYSTISLGYAGLYEMCMRMYGKSHTDPEAKPFALKVMQHLNDKCNEWKAAEHISYSIYGTPMESTTYKFSKCLQKRFGIIPGVTDKNYITNSYHVHVSEEIDAFSKLKFEAEFQKLSPGGAISYVEVPNMQNNIPAVLAVMKFIYENIMYAELNTKSDYCECCGYDGEIKIIEEDSGKLVWECPNCGNRDQSKMSVARRTCGYIGTQFWNQGRTQEIKDRVLHLSNHTNPEYK
- a CDS encoding GIY-YIG nuclease family protein — encoded protein: MNYTYILKCKDGSFYTGWTNNLEKRIKDHNAGKGAKYTKSRCPVELVYYETFATKEEAMRREYAVKQLSRIKKIQLISGKNKVAQTLLVEPKNEIV